ACCATGATCGCAGTCATCAGCACGCCCAGTTCGCGCAAGGTGATCCGGCCGACAAGGTTCACGGTCAGCGTTTCCGCCCCGAACTGCGCCAGCTGAGATGCGCCCTGCTGCGCGATGACGACCCCGATGAGGAAGCTCATCAGCCCGACGATCGGCAAGGCCGACACGCCCACCAGTTCCATCTGGCGGACCAGCGCCTTGAAGCGGAAGGTCCACGGCCGGGTAAACAGCACCACGGCAAAGGCGGCGAGCACTTCGCCCAGGAACGCAACCGATCCGCCGAATCCCTTGCCGAAATTGACGACCTGTTCCCCGACCCGGCCCGGCACCCGGCGGAAGACGGGTTCGCGCGGCGCGGACAGTTCCGCCTCGCTGCCGACATCGGACAGGGCGGCCATCAGTCGTTCGGCGCGCTCGCTCCCGTTGATGACGCTGACATCGTTGCGGGAGGCGATAGAGCAGGCGATCCACGCGCCCGCCGTGTCGATCTCCGTCACGTCCGCGAGGTCGACTGCGGAAATTTCCGCGTCGATGCCCTGCAGTTCGGTGTCGATCGGACCGATGGTGGATACGAGGAAGGGGCCCTTCAGGGCCAGCTTCTCGCCGCCTTGGCCATCGTCCTCGAAGGAAAAGTGTGCCCCACCGGCCATGGGTTGCGCTATGAGACCATTTCGCTGTCCGGACAAGACGTTGCGTGCCTGCGATGAAACATGGCCGCATTGAGGCGTTGCCACAAAACCACGGCGCTGGCAGGGGAACGCGCATGAGCGAGACACTGCCCACCACCTTCGATCCGTCCCAAATCGAGGCGCGCTGGTACGCGCACTGGGAAGAGAACGGCCTGTTCCGTCCCGAGCGGCCCGACGCGCAACCCTTCACCATCGTGAACCCGCCGCCCAACGTGACCGGATCGCTCCATATCGGCCACGCGCTCGACAACACGCTGCAGGACATCGTGATCCGGTACGAGCGGCTGCGCGGCAAGGACGCGCTGTGGGTGGTCGGCACCGACCACGCCGGCATCGCCACGCAGATGGTGGTCGAGCGCCAGCTGGAAGAACGGCAGGACAAACGCACGAACTACTCGCGCGAGGATTTCGTGCAGAAGGTGTGGGAATGGAAGGCCGAAAGCGGCGGCCAGATCACCCGCCAGCTGCGCCGCCTGGGCTGTTCGATGGACTGGAGCCGTGAACAGTTCACCATGGACGAGCATTTCAGCAAGGCCGTGATCAAGACTTTCGTGGACCTGTACAATGACGGGCTGATCTATCGCGACAAGCGGCTGGTGAACTGGGACCCCAAGCTCAAGACCGCCATTTCCGACCTGGAAGTGGAGCAGCAGACCATTCCTGGCAGCTTCTGGCACTTCCGCTACCCGCTCGCCGACGGCGTCACGCTCGACAACGGGCAGGATTACATCGAAGTCGCCACTACCCGTCCCGAGACCATGCTGGCGGACATGGCGGTCGCCGTGCACCCGACCGACGATCGCTATGCCAGCGTCGTGGGCGGCCACGTGATCCTTCCCATCACCGGCCGCCGCATCGCAATCGTGGCGGACGAGCATGCCGACCCCGAACTGGGTTCGGGCGCCGTGAAGATCACGCCGGGCCACGACTTCAACGATTTCGAGGTCGGCAAGCGCGCGGGCATCGCCCCTGCGGACATGCTCAACATGCTCGATGCGGAGGCCAATGTCTGCCAGACGGCGGACGGGCTGGTGCCGGATGAATTCCTCGGCCTCCATCGCTTCGCGAAGGACGGCGTGGCGGGCGCGCGCGAACTCGTCGTGCAGCGGTTGAAGGAAAGCGGCCACCTCATCCCCCATGTCGCCAAGACGAAGAAGGGCGAGGAGGTCGAACACGACGCGGAACCGCGCCAGATCGCCACGCCTTTCGGCGACCGCGGCGGCGTGGTGATCGAACCCTGGCTGACCGATCAGTGGTATGTCGATGCCGCGAAGCTGGCCGA
This genomic interval from Qipengyuania sp. JC766 contains the following:
- a CDS encoding ABC transporter permease; translation: MAGGAHFSFEDDGQGGEKLALKGPFLVSTIGPIDTELQGIDAEISAVDLADVTEIDTAGAWIACSIASRNDVSVINGSERAERLMAALSDVGSEAELSAPREPVFRRVPGRVGEQVVNFGKGFGGSVAFLGEVLAAFAVVLFTRPWTFRFKALVRQMELVGVSALPIVGLMSFLIGVVIAQQGASQLAQFGAETLTVNLVGRITLRELGVLMTAIMVAGRSGSAFAAQIGTMRLTEEVDAMRTIGISPIEALVLPRILAAVLMMPLLGFYAACLAIVGGAAIADVTLGIAFMTFLERIQEVVPTYDLWVGLIKAPIFGLIVALCGCYQGMQVEGDSEQVGLRTTQAVVTAIFSVIVLDAFFAVFFAEIGWM